A window from Vigna angularis cultivar LongXiaoDou No.4 chromosome 7, ASM1680809v1, whole genome shotgun sequence encodes these proteins:
- the LOC108338579 gene encoding aldehyde dehydrogenase family 3 member H1 isoform X3: MWASEFFIAMLKNSSKVALKELKHWIYPEKVKTSLATFPSSAEIVSEPLGVVLVISAWNYPFLLSLDPVIGAIAAGNAVVLKPSEIAPATSSLMAKLLGDYMDNSCIRVVEGAVDETSALLEQKWDKIFYTGNGRVARVVMAAAAKHLTPVVLELGGKSPVVVDSNINLKVATRRIIAGKWGCNNGQACISPDYVITTKEYAPKLVDALKTELEKFYGKNPLESEDLSRIVNSNHFNRLKKLLDDDKVSGKIVHGGKKDESKLKISPTLLLDVPRDSLIMSEEIFGPLLPILTVDKLEESFVVINSGPKPLAAYIFTNNKKFKELFVRNISAGGVVVNDTTLHLAVHTLPFGGVGESGVGAYHGKFSFDAFSHKKAVLYRSFIGDASVRYPPYTSTKQRLLKALIGGGILGIIRALFGWS, from the exons ATGTGGGCCTCGGAGTTTTTT ATTGCTATGTTGAAAAACTCAAGTAAAGTTGCGCTCAAAGAATTGAAACATTGGATATATCCCGAAAAG GTCAAAACTTCACTCGCAACTTTTCCTTCTTCAGCTGAAATAGTATCTGAGCCACTGGGGGTTGTGCTAGTCATCTCGGCATGGAACTACCCTTTTC TTTTGTCACTTGATCCAGTCATTGGAGCTATAGCAGCTGGTAATGCTGTGGTTTTAAAACCATCAGAAATTGCTCCAGCCACATCATCACTGATGGCAAAACTGCTGGGAGACTACATGGATAACTCATGTATTAGAGTTGTTGAGGGAGCAGTTGATGAAACATCCGCATTGCTAGAGCAAAAGTGGGACAAAATTTTCTATACAG GTAATGGACGAGTGGCACGTGTTGTGATGGCTGCTGCTGCAAAACACCTTACACCAGTCGTGCTGGAGCTCGGAGGAAAATCTCCAGTTGTAGTCGattcaaacatcaatttaaaG GTAGCAACAAGACGAATAATTGCCGGAAAGTGGGGTTGTAATAATGGACAAGCCTGCATTTCTCCAGATTATGTTATAACAACAAAAGAATATGCTCCCAAGTTG GTGGATGCGCTGAAGACTGAATTGGAGAAATTTTATGGAAAGAACCCATTGGAATCAGAAGATTTGTCTCGTATTGTAAACTCCAATCACTTCAATCGCTTGAAAAAGCTCTTGGATGATGATAAGGTTTCTGGTAAGATTGTTCATGGAGGCAAAAAGGATGAAAGCAAATT GAAGATTAGCCCTACTCTTCTCTTGGATGTCCCACGGGATTCTTTGATTATGAGTGAGGAGATATTTGGTCCTTTACTTCCCATCCTCACG GTAGACAAACTGGAAGAAAGCTTTGTTGTGATCAATTCAGGACCAAAGCCTCTCGctgcatatatatttacaaataacaAGAAGTTTAAGGAACTATTTGTTAGGAATATTTCAGCTGGCGGCGTGGTTGTCAATGATACTACTTTACAT CTTGCGGTTCATACTTTGCCATTTGGAGGAGTTGGTGAGAGTGGAGTGGGGGCATACCACGGGAAATTCTCATTTGATGCATTTAGCCACAAAAAGGCAGTTCTCTATCGCAGTTTTATTGGTGATGCATCAGTTAGGTACCCACCATACACAAGTACAAAGCAAAGATTGCTAAAAGCCCTCATTGGTGGTGGCATACTTGGTATTATTCGTGCCCTGTTTGGTTGGTCCTAG